The Leptospira stimsonii DNA segment TCCATCGTTTCCGGTCGAGTGTAAATCAATACGTAAATTCCGACCGTTTCCGTTTTCGAGCGCGCTACATAACAAATTCCTCGTTTCAAATATTCGTTCACGAGTTCTATGGAAGGATCGGCGGAAAGCAGGAGTTCCAAAGGAGGCTCCGTACTGTTCGGGTCGAATTTTATAATTTCAACATTCATATTGGTTCGTAAGGAAATGGATTCAAGTTGTCTTCTATAAGACTAAAATCAATTGATTTCGGATTCTTAAATTCCAAAAGAACCGTTATTTATCTTTTTAAAAATGTTCCGGAATACATCCTTGAAAAAAGGAAAGATGGAACAACCAATGGAAGAATCTTAGTGAATTCTATCGGAGATAAAAAATTCTTTGGTTCATCCTCGGTTCCGAAGAGTTTTCGGTTTCGAACCGCGTAGATCGCAAAACAAAACCAGATGTCCCAAAGCTTTAAAAATCCAAACGTCGCGGAAGTCTTCCGGAATTATCCCAAGGAGATTCGAGAACGATTATTAAGTATAAGAGAATTGATCTTCAAAATCGCAAAAACGACCGAAGGGGTTGGAGATCTAGAAGAAACCTTAAAATGGGGACAACCCAGTTATCTGACTCCGCATACGAAAAGCGGAAGTACGATCCGGATCGATCGGATTTCTTCGACGGAAAATACCTACGCTCTTTTTTTTCATTGTCAGACCAATCTTGTCGAAACGTTCCGCGAACTTTTTCCAAAAAAAATGAAGTTCGAAGGGAATCGATCCATCCTCTTAAACGCAAAGGATCCGATTCCAACCAAAGAACTGAGTGTTTGTATTTCGATGGCTCTCACTTATCATCTCGATAAAAAGAAAAATGATCGCCGAAGATAAACAGGTTGTTTCGGTTTTATAAGAATCGGCGTCTAAAAAAATACTTATCCATAAAAATGATTCTTTCCTCAAAACAAAGTCTCAACTGCCGATAAATCGGAGAATCAAATCCTATCAACGAAACTTTACCTGAGTTTGCTACGACTTTGAAATATTTTAGATCGATTCAAAAATATTCTTAAAAATTTTGGGAAGAGAATCCAAGAGAAACGATACGTGAGAAAACAGAGATTCGGCTCTTACTTTTTTTGTAAAAGCCGAATTACAGAAAGCCGATCGATTACGCCGGACTTACTTCCAACTCCTCGTCTTCTATAGAATGGCGGGCTTCTTTGTAGGTCATCCATTTTCCGGTTTCCGAATCGATCACCTTACAGCGAGAAGTCGATTTGAAATAATCGCCGAAGATCGTATCTCTTTCGAGGACGTTTTCGCCGTAAACCGTTTTAATTTCCTCCAAAGCGCGAGTGAGATTGTAAAAAGGAATTTTCATGTGAACGTGATGCGGCATGTGAATGAAAATATTGTGAAAGAAAAAGTT contains these protein-coding regions:
- a CDS encoding DUF1801 domain-containing protein yields the protein MSQSFKNPNVAEVFRNYPKEIRERLLSIRELIFKIAKTTEGVGDLEETLKWGQPSYLTPHTKSGSTIRIDRISSTENTYALFFHCQTNLVETFRELFPKKMKFEGNRSILLNAKDPIPTKELSVCISMALTYHLDKKKNDRRR